The following is a genomic window from Moorella sp. Hama-1.
CAAGGTTACTTTGGGCCAGACGGATACTAACACCCTTTTGCTGGCTCCCCTGGACTGAGGCATCGCAGTCAAACAGACCGCGCAGGAAGCCCCGGTAGCCGTCTGACGAAGCCCGTTCCATTGCTGGGGTAATGATCTTGGCGCCGGGTCCCATACCAATTTGCTTGGCCAGCATTTTCAGGCTGACTGACTTGAGGCGGAATTCGCCGCGTCCTTTAACGGGCAACCACCCGCGGAAATCAGAGCGATGGGGTAATCGGCTGGTATAGTCTAAAGCCAGCCTCATTACGGCATTCGGACCTTCATTGGCCGACAAACCGTTTACTACCCGTTCTCCCAGCCAAACTGAAAGGATGGCAGTCTCCTTTTTAAGGACGCCATCACCGACCAGGAGACCGAGGAGGTAACCCTCACCCTCCGTTAATTCGCCGGGCCAACCTGCCAGGGGACGGTGGTTATGCAGGACAATCTGATCGCCGGGCTGCAACTCTTTAACCGGGACCCATTCGGAAACAATACGGTAGCGCCTCCGGTCCACCACACGTAGCACTCGGTGGTCAGGGGTGAGCCGGACACTGTATCCTTCCCGGGTGCGCAGACTGACGACCGGCTTTGTCCCCGTCTTGAAGAAGCCTTCTTTTCCTGTGGTGTAGGGCCTGCCGTTGACTACTGCTGTAAAGGGCTGGCCCACCAGTTCCCAGACCTGACGTGGACCTTCGGTGGTAGTGACCCACGTGTCGCCCGGGACACAGGGGTTGGTAGCTTCGATCTCCCCCAGCTCCGGGGTGGGGTTATCCTGGTTGAGGCGGTCCAGAAAGATAATACCCGGTTCGCCGTTGGCCCAGGCGTGGTTGACAATCTCCGCGAAAACCTGCTGCGCTTTAAGCTTTTGATATACCCGGCCGCCGAACTGCAACTCATAGTAATCGTCCCGGGCCAGGGCGTCCATGAATTCTTTAGTCAGGCCCACAGAGATATTGAAGTTGGTCAGTTCGTTGTTGTTCTCTTTGCAGGAGATAAACTCCAGGATATCCGGGTGGTCGACCCGCAGGATGCCCATGTTGGCGCCGCGCCTGGTACCTCCCTGTTTGATGGCCTCGGTGGCGGCATTAAAGACCTTCATAAAGGAGACGGGGCCTGAGGCTACGCCACCGGTGGAGCGGACGGGGCTATTCTTGGGGCGCAGGCGGCTGAAGGCAAAGCCCGTCCCCCCACCGCTTTTATGGATCAGGGCGGCGTCCTTGACGGCCGTAAAGATGGCATCCATACTATCATCGACGGGTAAGACAAAACAGGCCGAGAGCTGGCCCAGCTCCCGGCCGGCATTCATCAGGGTAGGGCTGTTGGGGAGGAAGTCCCAGCTGGTCATGAGCTGGTAGAAACGGTCGGTGTAATCGTCAACCTGCTCTTCTTTCAAGGAAGGATTAAAAAGCCTTTCCGCCCCTGCGACGGCCGCTGCTACCCGGCGAAACATCTCCTCCGGTGTCTCCACCGGGACGCCATTTTCTTTTTTAAGATAACGTTTTTCGAGGATCACCCGGGCGTTGTCGGTAATTTTCATCTCGTCACCATCCATAATATGACATCACATGAAATTAGTAGAAGTTATCTACAATGTTATCCACTTTATCCACTGGTTCTAGTTTAAGATACAGGCAAATGAATGCTGAAGCAACTCCCCTCCCCCACTTTACTTTTAACCTTTATTCTACCACCATGGCCGGCGATGATACGGTTACTCAAAGTCAGGCCCAGCCCGGTACCGTTTTCCTTGGTGGTATAAAAGGGTTCAAAAATTAGCTGGAGCTGTTCCGGGGGGATGCCGGGACCGGTATCGGCGATGGTAGTCACTATCTCCCGGTTCTCCTCGTCCAGGTAGGTAGTGACAGTTACTTTACCCCCTGGCCCGGCGGCCTGGAGGGCGTTGAAGATAAGGTTCAGGATGACCTGCTTGATCTGGGCGGGATCAAGGCACAGCAGGGGTAAGTCGGGGGCCAGGTGCTGTTCCAGCTTCACTTCATGCATAATGGCCTCCTGCTCGGCCAGGAGTAAAGCCTCGGCCACCAGCTGGTCGAAGGAGACAATTTGCAGCTGGGGCGGGGCTGGTTTCGACAAGGAAAGGAACTCCTTAATAATATTATTAATACGATCGAGTTCGTCTAACATGATGTCAAAGTATTCCTGTTCGGCTGCCTGGGGGTCGTACTTGCTCTGGAGTAACTGGAGAAATCCCCGGATAGAAGTCAGGGGATTACGGATTTCGTGGGCCATACCGGCGGCCAGTTCGCCGATAATGGCCAGTTTTTCGGTCAGATAATCCCGGTCTTCCTCGGGAAAGGAATAAATCATCGAGCCTCTCACTCCCCGGAACTCGGCCTTACCGATATTAGTTCCACATAATGGTCGATTTTTCCTTCCCCTTCTCCCTTATTCGGGTAGATTTTGTCCCAGGTCGTGCAGGACCTGCCCTAGCTTCTTCAGGCTTTCGCCGTACCCGGCCCAGTCGCCCTGTTTTAACCTATCCTGGGCCTCGGTATAGAGACGATTGGCCTCTTTAATAAGCCCGGACAGGTTGCCGGTGGCAGCCGCCCCGGCCGGGGCCGGAGCCTGTTGCTGGGTCGCCGGTGCCGGGGCACCGAAGATGGCCTTCAGGGCGTCGTTCAGGGTAGGGGCCATGACAATTTTTTCCCCGTAAGCGACGACTACCTGGCGGAGTTCCGGTAGCTTGCTTTCCTGGGCCTGGAGGAAGATGGGTTCAATATAGAGGAGGGCACCCTTGATGGGGATCACCAGGAGGTTACCCCGGATCACCTGGGAACCGTGCTGGTCCCAAAGGGTCAACTGCTGGGAAATAGCTGGTTCCTGATCAATCCGCGCCTCGATCTGCATGGGACCATAAATAGCCCTATTTTTGGGGAACTGGTAAAGAAGCAACTGGCCGTAGTGGGGACCATCATTGCGGGCCACCAGCCAGGCAATCATATTCACCTTATTGGCCGGCGTAAAGGGGAGCATTAAAGTGTATTCCGCCTGCTTCTCCCCCGGCAAGCGCATTATATTGTAGTAGGGCTCTATGGCCTGGCGCTTATCACCAACCATTTCCTCCGCTATATTCCAGGCATCCTCTTTGTTGTAAAAGAGCATGGGGTTTTCCATATGGTAATTGGTTAACATCCGCGCCTGGATAGTCAAAAGATACGGGGGATAGCGCAGGTGCTGCTGTAGTTCCGGCGGCATGGCTGCCAGGGGTTTAAAGACCCCGGGGAAGACCTTATTCAGGGTCTGGATCAAGGGATCCTGGGGGTCAACAATGTAGTAATCGACACTACCATTGTAAGCATCGATAACCACCTTGACGGCATTGCGGATATAATTGAAGCCATCCCGGGTGGGCTCGGAGTAGGGGTACATGTTAGTCAGGGTATAGGCATCCTGGATCCAGAAGAGACGGCCGCCGGCAACTACCAGGTAGGGATCACTATCATACTGCAAGTAAGGCATAATCTTGCGAGCCCGCTCCTGGATATTGCGATAAAATAGGATCTTGCTCTGGGGAGTTAGTTCACCGCTCATCAACAACCGGTAATCATGAAAGCGAAAGGCGAAGACCAGCCGCCGCCAGGGGTTGTTAATAGCTACTCCTCCCTGGCCCTGGTACCGGGTTTCGATAAAATTGTCTTCACTGGTAGAGGAATAGTCGAATTCGGCCGCCGTACCGCCGGTAAGGACATAATCGCCGGTCAGTTCACCAAAGTATATCCGCGGTTCCTTGACCTGGAGACCGGCGCTACTGCGTAAAGGCAGATCGCCGGCGATAAACTCCGGCTGGCCACTGGGGGTGACGCTGTTGGCCGGGTTCATGGCCAGGCCGTAACCATGGGTATAACGCATTTTCTCATTTATCCAGGTCCGGGCCCGGTCGGGCAGTTTGTTTTGATCCAGTTCCCGGGCCGCGAGCATGACCTGGCGTTCCTGGCCACCGATGGTATAGCGGTCGACATCGATATCTTTAAAGCTATAGTAGGGGCGGATCTCCTGGAGCTGGCTGTAGGTTTGCTGCAGGGGGCGGTAGTCCCAGAGACGGATATTATCCAAGGTGACGGCTTCTTCCTGGAGGTTGGCCGGGGTGAGGTTATCCTGAGCCGGGTATTCCCTGGTTGTAATCTTGTCCAGGCCGTAGGCTCGGCGGGTGAAGTCAATATTGTAGCGCAGGTAGGGTTCTTCCCGGGCAAACTCATTAGGTTCAACCCGGAACTTCTGGAGTGCCAGGGGAATAACTACTACCAGCAGGGCGTAGGCCAGGACAAAGGTTATGACCCCGGTGCTAACCAGTTTCAGGTTGCGCCGGAAGGCGTTGAGGATAATAATCAAGCCGCAGGCCACGGCTACCCCGGCCAGGATATTATAGCCGGGCAGTAGGGCGTGGATGTCGGTATAACTGGCACCAAAGGCCACCCCCCGGGGGGAACGGACCAGGTCCAGGGCCTGCAGGCGGAACCCCCAGGCCTGAATCAGGAAAAACAAGGCTACCAGGGTGGAAAAGTGGACCAGGGGCCGGGAAAAATGGCCCCGCCGCAGGCCCAGGAGTTCCCGGGGGTTAAAAATCAGGTAGAAGCAACCGGTAACCAGGGCCGCCCCGACTACTGCCGTAATCAACAAGGTATAGAGAAAGTGATAAAAAGGCATGGTGAAGATATAAAAGCTGATATCCCGCCCGAAGAGGGGATCGGCAATACCAAAGGGAGTTGCCTGCAGGTACTCCCGGACCGCCAGCCATTTACCGGCTGCCAGGGGGCTGAAAATCAGAGCTCCGAGGAGGCTCAGCAACAGGTACAGGATACCCAGGCGCCGGCCGGTAATAAAGCGGTTGACCAGGTATTCTTTGAAGGTCCAGCTCTCCCTGTCGGCAGGGGTTGTTAAATTGAGGCCCCGGCGGGTAAAAAGGAGATTCAGGAAAAAGAAAAGGAAGAAAAAGATAGTTACTCCCAGCCGCAGTCCCAGGTCCGATAGCAATCGGGTAATTAAGACCTGGCGATAGCCTATGGTGGCAAACCAGTACCAGTCGGCCAGGAAGTGGGAGCCCAGGTAAGCCACAAGCAGGACGCCAAGGAGGATAACTAAAAGGTATAGCCGTAAACGGTTGTAATATTTCATTGTTTATACCTCCTGCTGGTTGTCCTTAGTATTTCGCCACCGGCTGGAGGCATTCCTCCCTGGCCCATAAAAATGCCCCGGCCGTAACTTGCGGGCCGGGGGCAATCAGGATGCTTTTAAGGTTCCAGGGCCAGCTCTACTATCCTTTGGACCAGGGCCGGGAAATCCATCCCCGCGGCCCGGGCGGCGTCAGGTACCAGGCTGGTGGCCGTCATCCCGGGGACGCTGTTGACTTCGATTACCTGGGGCTCCTGTCCCCCGGCGACAATAAAGTCGACCCGGGCAAAGCCGCGGCAACCCAGGAGGGTATAGGTCTGGCCGGCCAGGGAGGTAGCTTTCTGGATAACGCCAGCCGGCAACCGGGGCGGGATCAGGTGATCACTCAGGCCAGGGGTGTATTTGGCAGTATAATCATAGAAACCGGTGTGGGAGACGATTTCAATCAGGGGCAGGACCTGTGGTTCCCGGTTGCCCAGGACGGCGGCGGTAATCTCCGGTCCGGCCAGGAAGGCCTCGGCCATGAAAGAGGGGTCGTATTGCAGCGCCCCGGTTATGGCCGGTTCCAGTTCTTTTTCCTCCCGGACAATAAAGGTGCCGATGGTAGAACCCTGGGTCGGCGCCTTAATGACTAACGGTAGGCCCGGGTCTTTCAGAATGGCGGCTCTGATTTCCGCGCCGCTGGCGGCATACTGGTCGGCAGTCCAGCTTCTGAAGGCGGGCGTGGGAATGCCGGCCTGGCGGAGAAGCCTTTTGGTCATGATTTTATCCATGGTAATGGCGCTGGCCAGGACCCGGCTGCCGGTATAGGGGATACCTAAAACCTCCAGTAAACCCTGGACGGAACCATCCTCCCCAGGTTTGCCGTGGAGGGCATTAAAGATTACATCGGGGACAAAATCCTTCAACCTGGCGACCACCTCCCGGTCCAGGTCGATCTCCTTTACCTGGTGCCCCAGACCAGCCAGGGCTGCAGCCACAGCAGCACCGCTCTTTAAGGAAATCTCCCTTTCGGAAGACGGTCCACCCATCAGGACGGCAATTTTCATAACTCAGATTGGAGCCTCCTCGGTGAATACATTTGTTAAATGGTTTTTTAACCTGGCCAGCATACCGGCCGTGATGCCGGCGGCCCCCATCTTTACCGGGGCATAAAGGCCGTGAAAATCAGTACCCCCGGTCATCAGGAGGTGCCTTTCCCTGGCCAGGTGGTAGAAATACTGGATGAATTCCCTACGGTTACTCCCTAGATAATAATAGAAGACCTCCAGGCCGTCAATGCCCTTTTCCAGGGCGGCCGCCAGCAGCCGGGTATCCCTGATGAGGCCCGGATGGGCTAGAACAGCTATACCGCCGGTATTATGGATGAGTTCAATAGCCCGGGGCAAGGGGTTACCTTCATAGGGAATATAGGCCAGTCCTCCGGGGGCCAGGTAGCGCCGGAGAAACTCAACGGCTTCTTCCTGACCGGCGATATAGCCGTTATGGCGCAGGACCTGGAGGAGATGGTTTTTCCCCATTACCCCCCCGGGGGGAATAAGGGCCCGCACCTGTTCCCAGCTGATATTAAAACCCAGACTTTGCAGGCGCTGGATGATCCGGCGGGATATTAATTCCCGTTCCTGGCAGATGGTCTCCAGGGCTGCTATCAGGGCCGGAGCAAAGGGATCAAAACCGTACCCCAGGAGATGGATTTCCTGGCCGCCGATACTTGTTACCATTTCCAGGCCGGGCAGGAGTTCCAGGTTGAGTTCCCGGGCGTATTTATATACCTGACAGTAACCGGCTACACTTTCATGATCGGTTAGACTGAGGGCTTTGAGGCCTATCCGTTTAGCCTGTTCCAGGGTTTCTGCCGGCGGCGTGCTACCATCCGAGGCCAGGGTATGAATATGAAGATCGGCATAGACCAAAGACAACACCTCGAGTAAGGGGACACTACATTTATATTCGGCTTAGATAGAAAGAAACCTGCTGGAAAATAAAAAGCGCCCCGGCGGCACAGGATGTATAGCCCCAGTCCTACAGGTGCCCTTTCGCCGAGCTGAGGTCCCGGCTCCGGACAAACCATTGATCGGCCTCTTGACTCCGAGCCCGAAAATGGCTATAATAAAGGTGCTGTAGGGGTGTAGCTCAACTGGTAGAGTAGCGGTCTCCAAAACCGTTGGTTGCGGGTTCGAGCCCTGCCACCCCTGCCATTGACCGGCGAAGCGCCGGTTTTTATTTTTTTATCGAAAAAGGACCCCCTCCTGGGAGAGGGTCCCCAAAGAACGCTCCTTGTTCCTGGCTTACCGCAGTGGGTGTAGCGAAACCAGCCGGTATTATGCTTTCTAAAACTACGCCTCTTTCTTAGCCCTGGCCTGCTGGATGATCTTCTCAGCAATGCTGGCCGGGACCTCTTCGTATTGGGCGAAGTCCATTTTGAAGTGGCCGCGGGCCTGGGTGATGGATTTCAAATCAATGGCGTAACGGTACATCTCGGCCAGGGGTACCTGGGCGCGGATAACCTGGTTTTTACCCTGGGGTTCCATACCCAGGATACGACCGCGACGGCTGTTCAAGTCACCCATGATATCGCCCATGAACTGTTCCGGTACCGTTATCTCCACGTTCATGATGGGCTCCAGCAGCACCGGCTTGGCCTGCTCCACAGCTTTACGAAAAGCCAGGCTCGCGGCAACCTTGAAGGCCATTTCCGAGGAGTCTACCGGGTGGTAGGAACCGTCGGCCAGGTTAACCTTGATATTGGTTACCGGGTAGCCAGCCAGGATACCCTCCTGCATGGCTTCCCTGATGCCCTTTTCTACTGCCGGGATATACTGGCGCGGTACGGCCCCGCCGAAGATACTCTCGGTGAACTCAAAGTCCTGCTCTGGCAAGGGTGCCATGTCAATAAAGACATGGCCGTACTGGCCGTGACCCCCGGTTTGTTTTTTATGCTTACCTTCAATATGATTGACGGCAGCACGGATAGTTTCCCGGTAAGGCACGGTGGGGGTGCTCATTTCGACTTCGACGCCGAATTTCCGCTGCAGCCGTTCCAGGGTAATATCCAGGTGGGATTCACCCATCCCAGTAAGGATGGTTTCCCTGGTCTCGGTATTCTTGCTCAAGCGGAGGGTCGGGTCTTCCTCCAGCAATCGTGCCAGGGCATTGCTGAGTTTATCCTCATCACCCTTGCTCTTCGGTTTGATAGCAACCGGCAGGGTAGGCTCCGGAAAATCGATGCCCTCCAGGCGTACCGGGGCGGCTTTGCTGGTAAGGGTGTCGCCGGTGGTGGTAACCTGGAGTTTGGCTATGGAGCCGATGTCCCCTGGTTGCATCTCCGTCACCGGCAGCTGGTTTTTCCCCTGGAGGGAAAAGAGCTGGCCGATTTTTTCTTCGCTTTCCCGGTTAACGTTGTAAACTGTGGAGTCGGATTTCAGAATGCCGCTATATACCCGGAACATACTTAATTTGCCGACATAGGGATCGGCGATGGTTTTAAATACCAGGGCCGCCAGTTTCTCCTGCGCCAGGGCGGCGACGTCTTTGCCGGCTGTATCCACGGGTGAAGGCAGGTAATTAATAATATAGTCCAGAACAGGCCGGACGGCCATATTCCTCAGGGCTGAACCACAGAGCACGGGGATGACCTTGCCGGCAGCCACGGCTTTTTTCAGGCCGGCGCGGATTTCGGCAGCGCTGAGCTCTTCGCCGTCCAGGTATTTCATTAACAGATCATCATCGCCCTCGGCGGCGGCTTCCACCAGGGCTTCCCGCAGGCTGGCCACCTCGTCGGCATACTCTGCCGGGACTGGCCCCTCCTTTTCATTACCATTATCATAGGTAAAGGCCTTCTGGCTGAGGAGATCAATAACGCCGGCAAAGCTTTCCGCTGCTCCCATGGGTAACTGCACGGGAACGATATGCCCGCTCAGCTGCTCCCGCATGGAATCCACGGCTTTGTGGAAATTGGCATTCTCCCGGTCCATCTTATTTACATAAGCAATCCGGGGCAGTTGGCGCTTATCGGCCTCTTCCCAGACCACTTCCGTCTGGACCTCGACCCCGGCCACGGCGCTTACTACCACCAGCAAACTATCTACTACTCGTAAAGCACCTATCACATCGCCAAAGAAGTCACTGTAACCGGGGGTATCCAGCAGGTTTATCTTATGATCCTCCCACTCGGCTACGGCCAGGGAGGAATTGGTCGTCACCTTGCGTTTAATCTCTTCGGGAAGGTAGTCGGTTACTGTATTGCCCTCATCGACGCGTCCCAGGCGCTTGGTAGCTCCGGCATTATACAGCAGGGCCTCGGTAAGACTGGTCTTGCCGGCACCGCCGTGGGCGGCAATAGCTACGTTACGGATACTGCTACTGGGGTAAACCTTCATTAAAATTAACCCTCCTCATCCTTCTTCAGTTAACAAAAACTTAATCTAATAGGTTATATATTTGCCTTCCCTTCGAAAAAATCCTCTTTTTCCCGCGAAATATTTTTACCGTTTTAGTTTCTACTTTTCCCCAGAACTGGTTCTTCTAAACATCGCCTGGCCGGCATAAGCATAATAGGACGAGGGGTGAAACTATGGCCACTACATCCATCTGGCAAGGGGCTGCTGTCCTAATGCTGGCCAGCCTATTAAACCGTATTTTAAGCTTTGGCTATCGCATGCTGGTGGTGCGCTATATCGGGGCCGAAGGGATGGGCCTCTATGAGATGGTTTTTCCCTTTTATAGCCTGGTGCTGATGGTGGCTACGGCCGGCGTACCTGTGGCTCTGGCCAAATTGACGGCCGAAAGGGTGGCCCTGGGGCAGTGGGGAAAAGTACGTAGCGTCTTTCGTCTCTCCCTGCTATTTTTGACGGCCAGCGGTCTGCTGGCATCCCTGGTGCTATGGCGGCTGGCCCCGGTACTTACCGGGAGAATGTTTGCCGATAGCCGGGTTTACCAGGCCTTTATGGTCATGCTCCTGGCCCTGCCGGTGGTTTGTGTTTGCTCGGCCTTTCGAGGTTATTTTCAGGGCTGGCAGCTGATGCGACCTGTAGCCCTGGCCCAGGTCATAGAACAATTCGTACGGGTTAGTGCCGGGCTCTTCCTGGGTATCTATCTATTACCCTACGGGGTGGCCATGGCTGCTGCCGGTCTGGCGGCGGGGATGGTCCTGGGGGAGGTGGCGGGATTGGGAATCAGTATGTTGATCTTTAACATGGCCCGGCCCTACCATGATCTCGCCGTCGGCCAGGCGAGCTCCTTACGGGTCGATATCTTACCCCTCACCCGCCTGGCCATTCCGGTAATGCTGGCCCGGGTGGCTGGAGGTATTATGTTAACTCTTGAAGCCCTCCTCATTCCGCGCCAGCTCCAGGCCTGGGGGGTTACCGTCAGCGAAGCCACGACCATTTACGGCCAGTACGCCGGCATCGCTTTTACTTTAATCTACCTGCCCATGGTAATTACCGTCGCCCTGGCTATAGCCATGGTCCCGGCTATTGCTGAAGCCCGGGCTATTGGGGATTTCGAGCTTTTAAATAAACGCTGCCGGCAGGCTTTGAAACTGACCATTTATAGCAGCCTGCCCTTTGCCATTGCCTTTTATCTCTTTGCTTCTCCTATCTGCAACCTGGTCTTCGCTACCCCCGGGGCTGGTATACCCCTGAAAATCCTCGCCTGGGGGTGTATCTTTATCTACCTGGAGCAGACTACAGTCGGTATCCTGAACGGCCTGGGGGCCATGCCCACCATCCTCTGGACGACCCTGGCCGGGGGGATTGTCGACCTCCTGGGGATCTATTATCTGACACCGATAATGGGGATTACCGGTGCGGCCCTGGGCGTCAACCTGGGAGCCGCCCTTACGGCTATCCTGAACCTCCTGGCCCTGGCCCGGCTGACCGGTTTTCGCCTGGATTTCCGGACCTTTATTTACTGGCCGGCGGTGGCCGGCGCGGGAATGTTCCTGGGAGCCTCCCTCCTCTGGGTGCTACTGGCGGCAGCACCGGACTTATGGCGCCTCCTCCAGTCCCTGGCGGGCAGCGGCCTCCTCTACCTGTTGATCCTTTTGGGAGGTGGGGAAATAACCCCCGCGCATTTCTACCTCTTCCCCTGGCCGGGCCACAGAAATGGTAAATAGCCGGCCAGTTCTTTTTGAAAGGAGTAATTGGTTAAATCAAGCTGCAGGGGGGTAAGGGAGATCATTCCCCGTCCCAGGGCGCCGATATCAGTGTCGGCTTCCTGGTCCAGGTCGGCAACATCCCCGGCCAGCCAGTAGTAAGCCCGCCCCCGGGGGTCCAGGCGACGGGTCACAGTGTTAAGGTAACGGCGTCGTCCCAGGCGGGTGATGGTTATACCCTGGATATCTTCTTCTGGCAGGTAGGGAATATTAACATTTAACAGGGTGCCCTCGGGGAGACTGCGGTTCATTATGGTCTCCACCAGGCGGCCGGTAAAAGCGGCGGCGAAGGAGAAATCCAGCTGGCCCTCGCCGGCCAGGGATACCGCCAGGGAAGGACGGCCGTTAATGCAGCCCTCGATGGCTCCCGAGACGGTGCCGGAATAAAGAACGTCCGTACCCAGGTTACCACCCAGGTTGATGCCGGAGACTACCAGGTCCGGCTCCTCATCCAGGAGGGCATCCAGGGCCAGTTTAACGCAATCAGCTGGGGTACCATTGACGGCCAGGGCCGTTTCTACAGGCCCTTCCCAGGGGACCGCAGTAGCCCGCAGGGGTTTATGCATGGTTATACCATGGCCAATGGCGCTGCGTTCCTTCTCGGGGGCGACCACTGCTACTTTACCTATTAGCGCCAGGACTCTGCTTAAGGCTTTAAGACCCGGAGCATGGATACCGTCGTCATTCGTGATTAGGATAAACAAGATTACACCTCATAAATGGACATGATCATGGTCCGGCCTTCGGCGTCCTGGGCCAGGCCGAACATCAAGCGATATTCCTTCAGGGTCTTATTCAGCAGGTCAACAACCTTATAGAGTTCATCGTTGCTGGTAAAGCTCCGGGTAGCCAGCAGGCGCATAGAATCCTTCCTTTCTTACTGTTTCCTACTGTTTTTATCCTGCCCGGAGTCAGCCAGGCCCCAGGCGCGGTTATAGCAACTGGCGGCAGTAGCCGTATCCCCCAGGGTTTCGTGCAGGGTCCCCAGGAGCTGCCAGGCAGGCCGGTATTCCGGGTAAAGGTGCAGCATTTCTTCCAGTACCGACCGGGCTCTGGCCAGGTCGCCGATTTTTATTAAACAAGCGGCGTAGTTGTACTTGATCTGGACCTCTCCGGGTTTCAGGGCCAGGGCCCGGGTATAAAGGGATACGGCCAGGTAGGCCTTGCCCAGGGCTTCCAGGCAGGCCGCCGCGTTGTTCAGGAT
Proteins encoded in this region:
- a CDS encoding PHP domain-containing protein; protein product: MVYADLHIHTLASDGSTPPAETLEQAKRIGLKALSLTDHESVAGYCQVYKYARELNLELLPGLEMVTSIGGQEIHLLGYGFDPFAPALIAALETICQERELISRRIIQRLQSLGFNISWEQVRALIPPGGVMGKNHLLQVLRHNGYIAGQEEAVEFLRRYLAPGGLAYIPYEGNPLPRAIELIHNTGGIAVLAHPGLIRDTRLLAAALEKGIDGLEVFYYYLGSNRREFIQYFYHLARERHLLMTGGTDFHGLYAPVKMGAAGITAGMLARLKNHLTNVFTEEAPI
- a CDS encoding D-alanine--D-alanine ligase; this translates as MKIAVLMGGPSSEREISLKSGAAVAAALAGLGHQVKEIDLDREVVARLKDFVPDVIFNALHGKPGEDGSVQGLLEVLGIPYTGSRVLASAITMDKIMTKRLLRQAGIPTPAFRSWTADQYAASGAEIRAAILKDPGLPLVIKAPTQGSTIGTFIVREEKELEPAITGALQYDPSFMAEAFLAGPEITAAVLGNREPQVLPLIEIVSHTGFYDYTAKYTPGLSDHLIPPRLPAGVIQKATSLAGQTYTLLGCRGFARVDFIVAGGQEPQVIEVNSVPGMTATSLVPDAARAAGMDFPALVQRIVELALEP
- a CDS encoding two-component system sensor histidine kinase NtrB, which produces MIYSFPEEDRDYLTEKLAIIGELAAGMAHEIRNPLTSIRGFLQLLQSKYDPQAAEQEYFDIMLDELDRINNIIKEFLSLSKPAPPQLQIVSFDQLVAEALLLAEQEAIMHEVKLEQHLAPDLPLLCLDPAQIKQVILNLIFNALQAAGPGGKVTVTTYLDEENREIVTTIADTGPGIPPEQLQLIFEPFYTTKENGTGLGLTLSNRIIAGHGGRIKVKSKVGEGSCFSIHLPVS
- a CDS encoding putative polysaccharide biosynthesis protein — its product is MATTSIWQGAAVLMLASLLNRILSFGYRMLVVRYIGAEGMGLYEMVFPFYSLVLMVATAGVPVALAKLTAERVALGQWGKVRSVFRLSLLFLTASGLLASLVLWRLAPVLTGRMFADSRVYQAFMVMLLALPVVCVCSAFRGYFQGWQLMRPVALAQVIEQFVRVSAGLFLGIYLLPYGVAMAAAGLAAGMVLGEVAGLGISMLIFNMARPYHDLAVGQASSLRVDILPLTRLAIPVMLARVAGGIMLTLEALLIPRQLQAWGVTVSEATTIYGQYAGIAFTLIYLPMVITVALAIAMVPAIAEARAIGDFELLNKRCRQALKLTIYSSLPFAIAFYLFASPICNLVFATPGAGIPLKILAWGCIFIYLEQTTVGILNGLGAMPTILWTTLAGGIVDLLGIYYLTPIMGITGAALGVNLGAALTAILNLLALARLTGFRLDFRTFIYWPAVAGAGMFLGASLLWVLLAAAPDLWRLLQSLAGSGLLYLLILLGGGEITPAHFYLFPWPGHRNGK
- the fusA gene encoding elongation factor G, with translation MKVYPSSSIRNVAIAAHGGAGKTSLTEALLYNAGATKRLGRVDEGNTVTDYLPEEIKRKVTTNSSLAVAEWEDHKINLLDTPGYSDFFGDVIGALRVVDSLLVVVSAVAGVEVQTEVVWEEADKRQLPRIAYVNKMDRENANFHKAVDSMREQLSGHIVPVQLPMGAAESFAGVIDLLSQKAFTYDNGNEKEGPVPAEYADEVASLREALVEAAAEGDDDLLMKYLDGEELSAAEIRAGLKKAVAAGKVIPVLCGSALRNMAVRPVLDYIINYLPSPVDTAGKDVAALAQEKLAALVFKTIADPYVGKLSMFRVYSGILKSDSTVYNVNRESEEKIGQLFSLQGKNQLPVTEMQPGDIGSIAKLQVTTTGDTLTSKAAPVRLEGIDFPEPTLPVAIKPKSKGDEDKLSNALARLLEEDPTLRLSKNTETRETILTGMGESHLDITLERLQRKFGVEVEMSTPTVPYRETIRAAVNHIEGKHKKQTGGHGQYGHVFIDMAPLPEQDFEFTESIFGGAVPRQYIPAVEKGIREAMQEGILAGYPVTNIKVNLADGSYHPVDSSEMAFKVAASLAFRKAVEQAKPVLLEPIMNVEITVPEQFMGDIMGDLNSRRGRILGMEPQGKNQVIRAQVPLAEMYRYAIDLKSITQARGHFKMDFAQYEEVPASIAEKIIQQARAKKEA
- a CDS encoding UPF0182 family membrane protein, with product MKYYNRLRLYLLVILLGVLLVAYLGSHFLADWYWFATIGYRQVLITRLLSDLGLRLGVTIFFFLFFFLNLLFTRRGLNLTTPADRESWTFKEYLVNRFITGRRLGILYLLLSLLGALIFSPLAAGKWLAVREYLQATPFGIADPLFGRDISFYIFTMPFYHFLYTLLITAVVGAALVTGCFYLIFNPRELLGLRRGHFSRPLVHFSTLVALFFLIQAWGFRLQALDLVRSPRGVAFGASYTDIHALLPGYNILAGVAVACGLIIILNAFRRNLKLVSTGVITFVLAYALLVVVIPLALQKFRVEPNEFAREEPYLRYNIDFTRRAYGLDKITTREYPAQDNLTPANLQEEAVTLDNIRLWDYRPLQQTYSQLQEIRPYYSFKDIDVDRYTIGGQERQVMLAARELDQNKLPDRARTWINEKMRYTHGYGLAMNPANSVTPSGQPEFIAGDLPLRSSAGLQVKEPRIYFGELTGDYVLTGGTAAEFDYSSTSEDNFIETRYQGQGGVAINNPWRRLVFAFRFHDYRLLMSGELTPQSKILFYRNIQERARKIMPYLQYDSDPYLVVAGGRLFWIQDAYTLTNMYPYSEPTRDGFNYIRNAVKVVIDAYNGSVDYYIVDPQDPLIQTLNKVFPGVFKPLAAMPPELQQHLRYPPYLLTIQARMLTNYHMENPMLFYNKEDAWNIAEEMVGDKRQAIEPYYNIMRLPGEKQAEYTLMLPFTPANKVNMIAWLVARNDGPHYGQLLLYQFPKNRAIYGPMQIEARIDQEPAISQQLTLWDQHGSQVIRGNLLVIPIKGALLYIEPIFLQAQESKLPELRQVVVAYGEKIVMAPTLNDALKAIFGAPAPATQQQAPAPAGAAATGNLSGLIKEANRLYTEAQDRLKQGDWAGYGESLKKLGQVLHDLGQNLPE